Proteins from a single region of Mailhella massiliensis:
- a CDS encoding esterase family protein, with protein sequence MQTRYFKQYSPALGRDMECKVYGHAGRPLLFVPCQDGRFFSFEDFHMSDTMAPWIESGRLMVVAIDTIDQETWSNRGGDAWWRIRRHEAWMNYIFNEVTPFTQHLAHTANGWESDAGIIAFGCSLGALHAANLYLRRPDLFNGLLALSGIYTASFGFGDYMDEVVYRNSPVDYMANMPSDHPYISLYNSRRAAICVGQGAWEMPETTRRLQEIFEHKGIHLWVDIWGHDVNHDWPWWYRQVEYFMPWLLGE encoded by the coding sequence ATGCAGACAAGATATTTCAAGCAGTACAGCCCCGCCCTCGGCCGCGACATGGAGTGCAAGGTCTACGGTCACGCAGGCAGACCGCTGCTGTTCGTGCCCTGCCAGGACGGGCGCTTCTTCTCCTTCGAGGACTTCCACATGTCCGACACCATGGCCCCGTGGATCGAAAGCGGCAGGCTCATGGTAGTGGCCATCGACACCATCGACCAGGAAACCTGGTCCAACCGCGGCGGCGATGCATGGTGGCGCATCCGCAGGCATGAAGCCTGGATGAACTACATCTTCAACGAAGTAACGCCCTTCACCCAGCATCTGGCGCACACGGCCAACGGCTGGGAAAGCGACGCCGGTATCATCGCCTTCGGGTGCAGCCTCGGCGCGCTGCATGCCGCCAACCTGTACCTGCGCCGTCCCGACCTGTTCAACGGGCTTCTGGCCCTTTCGGGCATCTACACGGCTTCCTTCGGTTTCGGCGACTACATGGACGAAGTGGTCTACCGCAATTCCCCCGTGGACTACATGGCGAACATGCCTTCCGACCACCCCTACATTTCCCTGTACAACAGCCGCCGCGCCGCCATCTGCGTAGGCCAGGGCGCATGGGAAATGCCGGAAACCACCCGCCGCCTGCAGGAAATATTCGAGCACAAGGGAATCCATCTCTGGGTGGACATCTGGGGGCACGACGTGAACCACGACTGGCCGTGGTGGTACCGTCAGGTGGAATACTTCATGCCCTGGCTGCTCGGGGAATAA
- a CDS encoding flavodoxin family protein: protein MKNILIISASPRKGGNSELLCESFMKGALEAGHKVEIVRLREHDLHPCFGCEACQATHACVQKDGMAPLLDKLLAADVVVMATPVYFYSMNAQMKTFIDRTLPHYTEISGKEFYFIATAADSNRSALERTIDAFRGFTDCLEKPQEKGVLLAPGVWKKGDVASSPAMEQAFAMGRNA, encoded by the coding sequence ATGAAAAACATCCTCATCATTTCCGCAAGTCCGCGCAAAGGCGGCAATTCCGAACTTCTGTGCGAATCGTTCATGAAGGGAGCTCTCGAAGCCGGGCACAAGGTGGAAATCGTGCGCCTGCGCGAGCACGACCTGCATCCCTGCTTCGGCTGCGAAGCCTGCCAGGCCACGCACGCCTGCGTGCAGAAGGACGGCATGGCTCCCCTGCTGGACAAGCTCCTTGCCGCCGACGTGGTGGTCATGGCCACGCCCGTGTACTTCTATTCCATGAACGCACAGATGAAGACCTTCATCGACAGAACGCTTCCGCACTACACCGAAATTTCCGGCAAGGAGTTCTACTTCATCGCCACCGCCGCCGACAGCAACCGCTCCGCGCTGGAACGCACCATCGACGCCTTCCGCGGCTTTACCGACTGCCTGGAAAAGCCGCAGGAAAAAGGCGTGCTGCTTGCGCCCGGCGTGTGGAAAAAGGGCGACGTGGCCTCCAGCCCTGCCATGGAACAGGCCTTTGCCATGGGCCGCAACGCCTGA
- a CDS encoding RelA/SpoT family protein: MVISPVTGESSPASKVPSADDIVEQLLTHYPDADAAMVRRAYDYASAAHAGQLRLSGDPYILHPASVALTLARMGFDEHAVAAGLLHDTVEDTDSSIDELDELFGEQVADIVDGVTKITMMSFDTKEEAQAENIRKMILSMAHDIRVPVVKLADRLHNMSTLDFQKPHKQQRIAKETMDIYAPLANRLGLHLIKQKLEDLSFRYLQPDAYAEITTWLSENQIVERQLISKVIGKIEAIMTENRINGRVFGRIKQTYSIYRKMMAQKTPLDEMHDIIAFRVIVGDLRDCYAMLGLVHVLWKPVPGRFKDYISMPKANGYQSLHTTVIGPEGERIEIQIRTEEMNNMAEHGVAAHWMYKERNHAIAMQDMPQFQWLRDLMERQRDEADSREFMSSLRMDLFNDEIYVFTPRGAVKRLPKGATSIDFAFLIHSDVGAHCVGAKINGKLEPFATPLKNGDMVEIITDKNRHPHRDWLKIVKTAKARSRIQHYLRTEERVAAVALGKELLEKEGRKMDFNVTRAAKDGRLQIVVPEFSLNALDDLFAAVGTGRLTPKKVIQKLISILNPRQESAAESAPAPKTDGTPKKPADGITIKGIEETLIHFAKCCKPVPGDQVVGFISRGRGVIVHTANCPHVQNLESERLISVNWNNEESKPFPAEVSVVGLNEKGLLAKISLAFAQQDVNINALQIKSTVDGRSQMDFTVEVRDAVHLYQTIDKLRTIEHVLEVRRGTSNMDI; the protein is encoded by the coding sequence ATGGTGATTTCTCCCGTGACCGGGGAAAGCTCGCCGGCTTCGAAGGTGCCTTCGGCCGACGACATCGTGGAGCAGCTTCTGACGCATTATCCCGACGCGGATGCGGCCATGGTGCGGCGCGCCTACGACTACGCTTCCGCCGCCCATGCCGGACAGCTCCGCCTTTCCGGGGACCCGTACATCCTGCACCCTGCCTCCGTGGCGCTCACTCTGGCCAGGATGGGCTTCGACGAGCACGCCGTGGCCGCCGGGCTTCTGCACGATACCGTGGAGGATACCGATTCCTCCATCGACGAGCTCGACGAGCTCTTCGGCGAACAGGTGGCCGACATCGTGGACGGCGTGACCAAGATCACCATGATGAGCTTCGACACCAAGGAGGAGGCGCAGGCGGAAAACATCCGCAAGATGATCCTCTCCATGGCGCACGACATCCGCGTTCCCGTGGTCAAGCTGGCCGACCGCCTGCACAACATGAGCACGCTGGACTTTCAGAAGCCCCACAAGCAGCAGCGCATCGCCAAGGAAACCATGGACATCTATGCGCCGCTCGCCAACCGCCTGGGCCTGCACCTCATCAAGCAGAAGCTGGAGGATCTGAGCTTCCGCTACCTTCAGCCCGACGCCTATGCGGAAATCACGACCTGGCTTTCCGAAAACCAGATCGTGGAGCGGCAGCTCATTTCCAAGGTCATCGGCAAAATCGAAGCCATCATGACCGAGAACCGCATCAACGGGCGCGTGTTCGGCCGCATCAAGCAGACCTACAGCATCTACCGCAAGATGATGGCCCAGAAGACGCCCCTGGACGAGATGCACGACATCATCGCCTTCCGCGTCATCGTGGGCGACCTGCGGGACTGCTATGCCATGCTGGGCCTTGTGCATGTTTTGTGGAAGCCCGTGCCCGGCAGATTCAAGGACTATATTTCCATGCCCAAGGCCAACGGCTACCAGTCGCTGCACACCACGGTGATCGGGCCCGAGGGCGAGCGCATCGAAATTCAGATACGCACCGAAGAGATGAACAACATGGCCGAACACGGCGTGGCCGCGCACTGGATGTACAAGGAGCGCAACCATGCCATAGCCATGCAGGACATGCCGCAGTTCCAGTGGCTGCGCGACCTTATGGAGCGCCAGAGGGACGAGGCGGATTCGCGCGAGTTCATGAGCTCTTTGCGCATGGACCTCTTCAACGACGAAATCTATGTGTTCACGCCGCGGGGCGCGGTGAAGCGCCTGCCCAAGGGCGCGACCTCCATCGACTTCGCCTTCCTCATTCACTCCGACGTGGGCGCGCATTGCGTGGGCGCGAAAATCAACGGCAAGCTCGAACCCTTCGCCACGCCGCTCAAAAACGGCGACATGGTGGAGATCATTACCGACAAGAACCGCCATCCCCACCGCGACTGGCTGAAAATCGTCAAGACCGCCAAGGCCAGAAGCCGCATCCAGCATTATCTGCGCACCGAAGAGCGCGTGGCCGCCGTGGCCCTCGGCAAGGAACTGCTGGAGAAGGAAGGCCGCAAGATGGACTTCAACGTCACCCGGGCGGCCAAGGACGGCAGGCTGCAGATCGTGGTGCCGGAATTTTCGCTGAACGCGCTGGACGATCTGTTCGCCGCCGTGGGAACGGGGCGGCTCACGCCGAAAAAGGTGATTCAGAAGCTCATTTCCATTCTGAACCCCCGGCAGGAAAGCGCTGCGGAAAGCGCTCCCGCGCCCAAGACCGACGGCACGCCGAAAAAGCCTGCCGACGGCATTACCATCAAGGGCATCGAAGAGACGCTCATACACTTCGCCAAGTGCTGCAAGCCCGTGCCCGGCGATCAGGTGGTGGGCTTCATCAGCCGCGGGCGCGGCGTCATCGTGCATACGGCAAACTGCCCCCATGTGCAGAACCTGGAATCGGAACGCCTCATTTCCGTGAACTGGAACAATGAGGAGAGCAAGCCCTTCCCGGCGGAAGTCAGCGTGGTGGGTCTCAACGAAAAGGGCCTGCTGGCCAAGATCAGCCTTGCCTTCGCCCAGCAGGATGTGAACATCAACGCGCTCCAGATAAAGTCCACCGTGGACGGCCGTTCCCAGATGGATTTCACCGTGGAAGTGCGCGACGCCGTGCATCTGTACCAGACCATAGACAAGCTGCGTACCATAGAGCATGTGCTCGAAGTGCGGCGCGGCACTTCCAATATGGATATCTGA
- a CDS encoding DEAD/DEAH box helicase: MNRREEVAARGLAETFIQNTIPEYITEYGRSIEAEGNLSKFTLRFENDIWTVESTVQGEDFEAYSPVVTINLAEQRVDSMCNCMEAFNGPCRHVAATAIHFINSLDISEGKADPAPAPREDWRQSFRHFFGGTFEPETGRHYFLFRFFPEPGRLSVEFFRARQNKTGLSTVRQEVTLEQILRNPEWCEHSPELPVVCRQIAQYLDYYGHRVEIPDGLLSWFFWAIRKEDYLFWKDTEIPCRIESSTMALKLRPALDDDGLRFDVLLQREGKKPFSIIDEEPDDTGDIPAPAHEGATFHGQMPLWVCWNQGFYPVQTCLNHRVIQALVHKGPVIPQEDIPEFLDRVWTRLPASELYEQDEFLKIMEPVFQPATYNPKLFLDEEGSLLTLEVQNIYETLHGEFTLPGPNPDFQTGSYVYEGKTFLVRRNQTEENALITQLSDMRFQPRSSRLWFMEPEEAISFLLDSYPTLLENWRVYGEATLSRYKVRASTPTINASVESNEKEKWFSLDISVEYDGQNLPLDRIWKAWLKGKRYVQLKDGSYASLPESWLEKLAHKLKVLGLDPARPPKQKFKQYEAPVLDNLLEDLPGALEDSFWSKLRDNIRNFHEVRQIETPAGLQASLRPYQIQGISYLNFLNEYGFGGILADEMGLGKTIQTLAFIQHMVNHGAQGPNLIVVPTSVLPNWDREASKFVPGLSRLIVYGTRREGLFRKIASSDLVITTYALLRRDMEELEQHEFNAIILDEAQNIKNPNTITARSVRQINAKMRLCLSGTPIENNLFELWSLFEFLMPGFLGSQHAFQRGVIKPIKEGDAETLEYLRSRVKPFILRRTKSEVVKDLPPKVENVMYCALEEEQAELYASLARKLREQVLADVDKKGMAKSQMSILDALLKLRQICCHPKLLKLDMPGFNANMPSGKFEAFKDMILDIVEEGHKVLVFSQFVQMLQQIRAWLQMTDIPFCYLDGSSKDRLEQVDRFNNTPSIRIFLISLKAGGTGLNLTSADYVIHYDPWWNPAVESQATDRAHRIGQSRQVFSYKLICQNTVEEKILKLQEMKRGVAEAVIPGQDSWKSLTREDLEMLFEV, translated from the coding sequence ATGAACCGACGAGAGGAAGTCGCCGCCCGTGGACTTGCTGAGACCTTCATTCAGAACACCATCCCGGAATACATCACGGAGTACGGTCGGTCCATTGAAGCCGAGGGCAACCTCAGCAAATTCACCCTGCGCTTTGAAAACGACATTTGGACGGTGGAAAGCACCGTGCAGGGAGAAGACTTCGAGGCCTACAGCCCCGTGGTCACCATCAATCTGGCGGAACAGCGGGTGGACTCCATGTGCAACTGCATGGAGGCCTTCAACGGTCCCTGCCGTCATGTAGCCGCAACGGCCATTCACTTCATCAATTCCCTCGACATTTCCGAAGGCAAGGCCGACCCCGCCCCCGCCCCGCGCGAGGACTGGCGTCAGAGCTTCCGCCATTTCTTCGGCGGCACCTTCGAACCGGAAACCGGCCGTCATTATTTCCTTTTCCGCTTCTTCCCGGAACCGGGCCGCCTTTCGGTGGAATTTTTCCGCGCCCGTCAGAACAAGACGGGGCTTTCCACCGTGCGCCAGGAAGTGACGCTGGAACAGATACTGCGCAACCCCGAATGGTGCGAGCATTCCCCGGAACTGCCCGTGGTCTGCCGCCAGATCGCCCAGTATCTCGATTACTACGGGCACCGTGTGGAAATCCCGGACGGGCTTCTTTCGTGGTTCTTCTGGGCCATACGCAAGGAAGACTATCTGTTCTGGAAGGATACGGAAATCCCCTGCCGTATTGAAAGCTCCACCATGGCGCTCAAGCTCCGTCCCGCGCTCGACGACGACGGGCTGCGCTTCGACGTGCTTCTCCAGCGTGAAGGCAAGAAGCCCTTCTCCATCATCGACGAGGAACCGGACGACACCGGCGACATCCCCGCCCCCGCCCACGAAGGAGCCACCTTCCACGGGCAGATGCCCCTGTGGGTGTGCTGGAACCAGGGCTTCTATCCCGTGCAGACCTGTCTGAATCACCGCGTCATCCAGGCGCTGGTGCACAAGGGGCCCGTCATTCCGCAGGAAGACATTCCCGAATTTCTCGACAGGGTGTGGACGCGCCTGCCCGCTTCGGAACTCTACGAACAGGACGAGTTCCTCAAAATCATGGAACCCGTGTTCCAGCCGGCGACGTACAATCCCAAGCTCTTTCTGGACGAGGAAGGGAGCCTGCTCACCCTGGAGGTGCAGAACATCTACGAAACGCTGCACGGCGAGTTCACCCTGCCCGGCCCGAACCCCGATTTCCAGACGGGCAGCTATGTGTACGAGGGCAAGACCTTCCTCGTGCGCCGCAATCAGACGGAGGAAAACGCCCTCATCACCCAGCTTTCGGACATGCGTTTCCAGCCCCGAAGCAGCCGTCTGTGGTTCATGGAACCGGAAGAAGCCATTTCCTTCCTGCTCGATTCCTACCCCACGCTGCTGGAAAACTGGCGCGTGTACGGCGAAGCCACGCTTTCGCGCTACAAGGTGCGCGCCTCCACGCCCACCATCAACGCCAGCGTGGAAAGCAACGAGAAGGAAAAGTGGTTCTCCCTCGATATTTCGGTGGAATACGACGGGCAGAATCTTCCGCTCGACCGCATCTGGAAGGCCTGGCTCAAGGGCAAGCGCTACGTGCAGCTTAAAGACGGCTCCTATGCGAGCCTGCCCGAATCCTGGCTGGAAAAGCTGGCCCACAAGCTCAAGGTGCTGGGCCTCGATCCGGCAAGGCCGCCCAAGCAGAAGTTCAAGCAGTACGAAGCCCCGGTGCTCGACAACCTGCTGGAAGACCTGCCCGGCGCGCTGGAGGATTCCTTCTGGAGCAAGCTGCGCGACAACATCCGCAACTTCCATGAAGTAAGGCAGATAGAAACGCCCGCCGGCCTTCAGGCCTCGCTGCGCCCCTACCAGATACAGGGTATTTCCTATCTCAACTTCCTCAACGAATACGGCTTCGGCGGCATTCTGGCCGACGAAATGGGCCTCGGCAAAACCATACAGACGCTGGCCTTCATCCAGCACATGGTCAATCACGGCGCCCAGGGGCCGAACCTCATCGTCGTGCCCACGTCCGTTCTGCCCAACTGGGACAGGGAAGCCTCGAAGTTCGTGCCCGGGCTTTCCCGCCTCATCGTGTACGGCACGCGCCGCGAAGGGCTGTTCCGCAAGATCGCCTCTTCCGATCTCGTCATCACCACCTATGCGCTGCTCCGGCGCGACATGGAGGAACTGGAACAGCACGAATTCAACGCCATCATTCTCGACGAAGCGCAGAACATCAAAAACCCCAACACCATCACGGCGCGTTCCGTGCGGCAGATCAACGCGAAAATGCGCCTCTGCCTGTCGGGTACGCCCATCGAAAACAACCTCTTCGAACTGTGGAGCCTGTTCGAGTTCCTCATGCCGGGCTTCCTCGGCAGCCAGCACGCCTTCCAGCGCGGCGTCATCAAGCCCATCAAGGAAGGGGATGCGGAAACGCTGGAATACCTGCGCTCCCGGGTCAAGCCCTTCATCCTGCGGCGCACCAAGTCCGAGGTGGTCAAGGACCTGCCGCCCAAGGTGGAAAACGTCATGTACTGCGCGCTGGAAGAGGAACAGGCGGAACTCTACGCCTCCCTTGCCCGCAAGCTGCGTGAACAGGTGCTGGCCGACGTGGACAAGAAGGGCATGGCCAAGAGTCAGATGTCCATTCTCGACGCGCTGCTCAAGCTGCGCCAGATCTGCTGCCATCCCAAGCTGCTCAAGCTGGATATGCCCGGCTTCAACGCCAACATGCCTTCCGGCAAGTTCGAGGCCTTCAAGGACATGATCCTCGACATCGTGGAAGAAGGGCACAAGGTGCTGGTCTTCTCGCAGTTCGTGCAGATGCTGCAGCAGATACGCGCCTGGCTCCAGATGACGGACATCCCCTTCTGCTACCTCGACGGTTCCAGCAAGGACCGTCTGGAACAGGTGGACCGCTTCAACAACACGCCTTCCATCAGGATCTTCCTCATTTCCCTGAAGGCGGGCGGTACGGGCCTCAACCTCACGAGCGCGGACTACGTCATCCACTACGATCCGTGGTGGAACCCCGCCGTGGAAAGCCAGGCCACCGACCGCGCCCACCGCATAGGTCAGTCGCGGCAGGTGTTCTCCTACAAGCTCATCTGCCAGAACACCGTGGAAGAAAAGATTCTGAAGCTTCAGGAAATGAAGCGCGGCGTGGCCGAGGCCGTCATTCCCGGTCAGGATTCCTGGAAGTCTCTCACCAGAGAAGACCTGGAAATGCTGTTCGAGGTATAG
- a CDS encoding metallophosphoesterase: MRLLLPSVIAAVYCFMSLVLPLKAGFVLKALMGAAFLAAGLKYVFYQVVGGGFFRPELPIPVMLAAEALYAALLVLFFLALVKDAASLGLWLARRMGASWRMPLTGGIRCTILVVLALASGAWGTWQAVRVPDVHTVELELEKLPAELEGFTLVQLSDLHIGPVQKAAWLEEVVRRVNALSPDAVAITGDIADGLPRALSREMAPLAELRAKYGVFGVTGNHEYYYDARGWLQELSSLGVIMLNNEHRVLPGGLVIGGVPDNTAARFGGRGTDVKAAFSGAPEGPRILLAHKPNDKGLPSSVADVQLSGHTHGGLIFFLAPLIGHYNDGYVLGLYHTPQGKLLYVSPGTGLWNGFSCRLGIPSEITRFVLKTKRP; encoded by the coding sequence ATGCGACTTCTCCTGCCTTCCGTCATCGCCGCCGTCTACTGCTTTATGAGTCTCGTTCTTCCCTTGAAGGCGGGCTTTGTCCTCAAGGCCCTCATGGGCGCGGCATTTCTGGCCGCAGGGCTCAAATACGTCTTCTATCAGGTGGTGGGCGGAGGCTTTTTCCGGCCGGAGCTGCCGATTCCCGTCATGCTCGCGGCGGAAGCCCTGTACGCCGCGCTGCTGGTGCTCTTTTTCCTTGCGCTGGTCAAGGATGCGGCAAGCCTCGGCCTGTGGCTGGCCCGGCGCATGGGCGCTTCGTGGCGCATGCCCCTCACGGGCGGCATACGCTGCACAATCCTTGTGGTTCTGGCTCTGGCAAGCGGCGCATGGGGCACATGGCAGGCCGTGCGTGTACCCGATGTGCATACCGTGGAACTGGAGCTGGAAAAACTTCCAGCAGAACTTGAAGGTTTTACCCTTGTCCAGCTCAGCGATCTGCACATAGGCCCGGTGCAGAAGGCCGCGTGGCTTGAAGAAGTGGTACGCAGGGTCAACGCCCTCTCCCCGGATGCCGTGGCCATCACCGGCGATATTGCAGACGGCCTGCCCCGTGCGCTCAGCAGAGAAATGGCCCCGCTGGCAGAGCTCAGGGCGAAATACGGCGTGTTCGGGGTCACGGGCAATCACGAATATTACTACGACGCACGCGGCTGGCTGCAGGAACTTTCCTCCCTCGGCGTCATCATGCTGAACAACGAACACCGCGTGCTTCCCGGCGGGCTCGTCATCGGCGGCGTTCCCGACAATACCGCGGCCCGTTTCGGCGGCCGGGGAACGGATGTGAAGGCCGCGTTTTCCGGCGCGCCCGAGGGGCCGCGCATTCTTCTGGCCCACAAGCCCAACGACAAAGGCCTGCCCTCTTCCGTTGCGGACGTGCAGCTTTCCGGCCACACCCACGGCGGACTCATCTTCTTCCTCGCACCGCTTATCGGCCATTACAACGACGGATACGTCCTCGGTCTGTACCATACGCCGCAGGGCAAGCTTCTCTATGTCAGCCCGGGTACGGGCCTGTGGAACGGCTTTTCCTGCCGCCTCGGCATACCCTCGGAAATCACCCGCTTCGTGCTGAAGACCAAAAGGCCGTAA
- a CDS encoding ATP-grasp domain-containing protein, whose protein sequence is MKNFVFISPNFPVNYWKFCHHLKADGINVLGIGDQPYAELLPELRDSLQEYYKVGSLENYDEVYRAMGYFIHKYGRIDWLESNNEYWLERDAALRTDFHITSGFQTSDMPRIRYKSGMKEYYQRAGIATAPYTLVESRENCLAFIKETGWPVVVKPDNGVGASDTRKLTCEEDLDDFLARRHPGVRYIMEEFIHAEINSYDAIFNSRGEPIFETGNVTPISLMDVVNEADNAIYYLLKELPEDTRAAGRATAKSFGVKSRFVHFEFFRLTQDQKGMGKKGDIVALEVNMRPCGGYSPDMMNFACSTDVYKIWADMIAYDRSTQPVGEHFYCAFAGRRDGKKFKLSHEDIMARYGAQMKMVGRIPSALAEAMADQMYMANFSTMEEMRRFYADVLAPQD, encoded by the coding sequence ATGAAAAACTTCGTGTTCATCTCGCCGAATTTTCCCGTCAACTACTGGAAGTTCTGCCATCACCTCAAGGCCGACGGCATCAACGTGCTCGGCATCGGCGATCAGCCCTATGCCGAACTTCTGCCGGAACTGCGCGACAGCCTTCAGGAATACTACAAGGTCGGCAGCCTGGAAAACTACGATGAGGTTTACCGGGCCATGGGCTACTTCATCCACAAATACGGCCGCATCGACTGGCTGGAGTCCAACAACGAATACTGGCTGGAACGCGACGCGGCGCTGCGTACCGACTTCCACATCACGAGCGGCTTTCAGACGAGCGACATGCCGCGCATCCGCTACAAGTCGGGCATGAAGGAATACTACCAAAGGGCCGGCATCGCCACCGCGCCCTACACGCTGGTGGAAAGCAGGGAAAACTGCCTCGCCTTCATCAAGGAAACGGGCTGGCCCGTGGTGGTCAAGCCGGACAACGGCGTGGGCGCGTCGGATACGCGCAAGCTCACCTGCGAAGAGGATCTCGATGACTTCCTCGCCCGCAGGCACCCCGGCGTGCGCTACATCATGGAAGAATTCATCCATGCGGAAATCAACTCCTACGACGCCATCTTCAATTCCCGGGGCGAGCCCATCTTCGAAACCGGCAACGTCACGCCCATATCCCTCATGGACGTGGTCAACGAAGCGGACAACGCCATCTACTACCTGCTCAAGGAACTGCCGGAAGACACCCGCGCCGCAGGCCGCGCCACGGCAAAGAGCTTCGGCGTGAAGAGCCGCTTCGTGCATTTCGAGTTCTTCCGCCTCACGCAGGACCAGAAAGGCATGGGCAAAAAGGGCGACATCGTGGCTCTTGAGGTGAACATGCGCCCCTGCGGCGGCTACAGCCCGGACATGATGAACTTCGCCTGCAGCACCGACGTGTACAAGATATGGGCCGACATGATCGCCTACGACCGTTCCACCCAGCCTGTGGGGGAACACTTCTACTGCGCCTTCGCCGGCCGGCGCGACGGCAAGAAGTTCAAGCTCTCCCATGAAGACATCATGGCCCGCTACGGCGCGCAGATGAAGATGGTGGGCCGCATTCCCTCGGCTCTGGCCGAGGCCATGGCCGACCAGATGTACATGGCCAACTTCTCCACCATGGAAGAAATGCGGCGCTTCTACGCCGACGTGCTCGCTCCGCAGGACTAG
- a CDS encoding peptide-binding protein, which yields MLLRPAEGAFAGASADLRPEYGGKILMGSIGEPSNLIPYLASDSASAEVAGLLYTSPLEYDRNFNIIKCAAEEWEVSEDGTFMRFRLKEGLVWQDGHPLTADDVTFTYNLMIDPKTPTAYAADFLNVKEYRQTGPLSFEVRYDAPYARAAITWMHPILPRHVLEHENIASTRYARNPIGAGPFKLKSWEPGSRIVLEANERYFKGRPYLDEVIYRIIPDTTTMFLEARAGRLDFVGLSPQQYLRQTGGEWWEKHWNKYKYLASGYTFLGLNQKSPFFQDRRVRQALSCAVDRQGIIKGALLGMGEAAFGPYKPGTWVYNTSLKPYDYDPEKARRLLAEAGWLPGKDGVLEKDGLRFEFTILVNQGNNERIKVAVILQQMFRAVGVKVSIRTVEWAAFLKEFVDTRKFDALILAWNILDDPDIFDVWHSSAAAGNGLNFVGFCNEEVDRLLERGRASADRAERKRLYDRFQQILHEEQPYLFLYVPYSLPMVQSRFHGIEPAPAGITYNFDRWWVPRALQQ from the coding sequence CTGCTTCTCCGCCCGGCGGAAGGCGCCTTTGCCGGGGCTTCCGCCGATCTGCGGCCGGAATACGGCGGGAAGATACTCATGGGCAGCATCGGCGAGCCTTCCAACCTCATTCCCTACCTCGCTTCGGATTCCGCCTCGGCGGAAGTGGCGGGGCTTCTTTATACCTCGCCGCTGGAGTATGACAGGAATTTCAATATCATAAAATGCGCCGCCGAGGAATGGGAAGTTTCTGAGGACGGCACGTTCATGCGCTTCAGGCTGAAAGAGGGGCTTGTCTGGCAGGACGGGCACCCCCTTACCGCGGACGACGTGACCTTCACCTACAACCTCATGATCGACCCGAAAACGCCCACCGCCTACGCGGCGGACTTCCTCAACGTGAAGGAATACCGCCAGACGGGGCCGCTTTCCTTTGAAGTGCGCTACGACGCGCCCTATGCCCGCGCGGCCATTACCTGGATGCACCCCATCCTGCCCAGGCATGTGCTGGAACACGAAAACATCGCCTCCACGAGGTATGCCCGCAACCCCATAGGCGCGGGGCCCTTCAAGCTGAAGTCGTGGGAGCCGGGCAGCCGTATCGTTCTTGAGGCCAACGAGCGCTATTTCAAGGGGCGCCCGTACCTTGACGAGGTCATCTACCGCATCATTCCCGACACCACCACCATGTTTCTGGAAGCGAGGGCGGGCAGGCTCGACTTCGTGGGGCTTTCCCCCCAGCAGTACCTGCGGCAGACCGGCGGCGAATGGTGGGAAAAGCACTGGAACAAATACAAATACCTGGCTTCGGGCTACACCTTCCTCGGCCTGAACCAGAAAAGCCCCTTCTTTCAGGACAGGCGGGTGAGGCAGGCCCTTTCCTGCGCCGTCGACAGGCAGGGCATCATCAAGGGCGCGCTCCTCGGCATGGGAGAGGCCGCGTTCGGCCCCTACAAGCCGGGAACATGGGTGTACAATACTTCGTTGAAGCCGTATGATTATGACCCGGAGAAGGCGCGCCGTCTCCTTGCGGAGGCGGGGTGGCTCCCCGGAAAGGACGGAGTGCTGGAAAAGGACGGTCTGCGTTTCGAGTTCACCATTCTGGTGAATCAGGGCAACAACGAGCGCATCAAGGTGGCCGTCATCTTGCAGCAGATGTTCCGCGCCGTGGGCGTGAAGGTTTCCATACGCACGGTGGAATGGGCGGCGTTTCTCAAGGAATTTGTGGATACGCGCAAGTTCGACGCCCTCATTCTCGCCTGGAATATCCTGGATGACCCGGATATCTTCGACGTGTGGCATTCTTCGGCAGCGGCGGGAAACGGCCTGAATTTCGTCGGATTCTGCAACGAGGAGGTGGATCGCCTGCTGGAAAGGGGCCGCGCTTCGGCGGACAGGGCCGAAAGAAAGCGCCTGTATGACCGTTTTCAGCAGATTCTGCACGAAGAGCAGCCCTACCTTTTCCTTTATGTGCCGTATTCTTTGCCCATGGTCCAGTCGAGGTTCCATGGGATAGAGCCCGCTCCGGCGGGGATCACCTATAACTTCGACCGTTGGTGGGTTCCCAGAGCGCTCCAGCAATAG